In Anthonomus grandis grandis chromosome 5, icAntGran1.3, whole genome shotgun sequence, the following are encoded in one genomic region:
- the LOC126736058 gene encoding dihydrolipoyl dehydrogenase, mitochondrial, translated as MQSQLLNAMASSLKPSALRLHKNVAATVCHRMYSSSHEADLVVIGSGPGGYVAAIKAAQLGLKTVSIEKNPTLGGTCLNVGCIPSKALLNNSHYYHMAHSGDLAKRGIESDNIRLNLDSLMKQKSTAVSALTGGIAQLFKKNKIDLIKGHGKITGVNQVTAIKEDGSTEVVNTKNILIATGSEVTPFPGIDIDEEQIVSSTGALSLKEVPKRLIVIGAGVIGVELGSVWSRLGSEVTAIEFMPTIGGVGIDQEVSKTFQKILQKQGLNFKLGTKVMGATKSGGVVKVNVQDVQDSAKTEELECDVLLVCVGRRPYTENLGLEEMGIERDQKGRIPVNHVFQTVIPNIHAIGDCIHGPMLAHKAEDEGIICVEGIMGGPVHIDYNCVPSVIYTHPEVGWVGKTEEDLKSEGIAYKVGKFPFLANSRAKTNNDTDGFVKVLSDKGTDRILGTHIIGPSAGELINEAVLAQEYGASAEDVARVCHAHPTCAEALREANLMAYFGKPINF; from the exons ATGCAGTCCCAACTGCTGAACGCGATGGCCAGCTCCCTCAAG CCTTCGGCCTTAAGACTGCACAAAAACGTCGCCGCGACGGTATGTCACAGGATGTACTCTTCCTCGCATGAGGCTGACTTAGTTGTTATTGGATCGGGACCTGGTGGGTATGTGGCTGCCATTAAAGCCGCCCAGCTGGGACTGAAG ACAGTGAGTATAGAAAAGAACCCAACCCTAGGCGGTACTTGTCTAAATGTGGGCTGCATACCCTCCAAAGCCCTTTTAAACAACTCACATTACTATCATATGGCCCACTCAGGAGACTTAGCCAAAAGAGGCATTGAAAGTGACAACATTCGTCTTAATTTAGACTCCCTTATGAAACAAAAGAGCACTGCCGTCTCGGCCTTAACTGGGGGCATCGCCCAActatttaaaaagaacaaaatcgACCTTATAAAGGGCCACGGCAAGATCACAGGGGTGAACCAAGTGACGGCCATAAAAGAAGACGGTTCCACAGAAGTGGTGAACACAAAAAACATTCTGATAGCGACCGGTTCGGAAGTCACGCCGTTTCCTGGCATCGATATTGATGAGGAACAAATAGTTTCTTCCACGGGTGCATTATCTTTGAAGGAAGTACCTAAAAGACTGATTGTTATTGGGGCAGGAGTCATTGGGGTGGAACTGGGATCGGTGTGGTCACGATTAGGCTCTGAAGTCACCGCTATCGAGTTTATGCCCACTATAGGAGGTGTGGGTATTGATCAAGAAGTATCGAAGACTTTCCAGAAGATTTTACAGAAGCAAGGGCTTAATTTCAAGTTGGGAACTAAAGTTATGGGGGCCACCAAGTCTGGAGGAGTTGTCAAAGTGAATGTCCAAGATGTTCAGGACAGTGCCAAGACTGAGGAG TTGGAATGCGATGTGCTATTGGTCTGCGTGGGCCGTCGTCCCTACACCGAAAACCTCGGCCTCGAAGAGATGGGCATCGAAAGGGACCAAAAGGGTCGCATCCCGGTCAATCACGTGTTCCAAACGGTCATCCCGAATATACACGCGATCGGCGACTGTATCCACGGGCCGATGTTGGCCCATAAGGCGGAAGACGAGGGAATCATTTGCGTGGAGGGCATCATGGGCGGTCCCGTGCACATCGATTACAATTGCGTGCCGTCCGTGATTTATACGCATCCGGAGGTCGGCTGGGTGGGCAAAACCGAGGAGGATCTCAAGAGCGAGGGAATCGCTTACAAAGTCGGCAAATTCCCGTTCTTGGCTAATTCGAGGGCGAAAACCAACAACGACACCGACGGTTTCGTGAAAGTTCTGTCGGATAAGGGTACGGACAGGATTTTGGGCACTCACATCATCGGTCCCTCTGCCGGGGAGCTTATCAACGAGGCTGTGTTAGCCCAA GAGTACGGCGCCTCGGCTGAAGATGTCGCCAGGGTATGTCACGCGCATCCTACCTGTGCCGAAGCCCTCAGGGAGGCCAATCTCATGGCCTACTTCGGAAAACccatcaatttttaa
- the LOC126736060 gene encoding succinate--CoA ligase [GDP-forming] subunit beta, mitochondrial, whose product MALCRNLFQHTLRHHLTKVPVRNLNLLEYQSKHLLRKHNVAIQDFCLIDEQGDHGLDQFQAKEYVIKAQILAGGRGKGHFNNGFKGGVHITKNKDEIPLTVKQMLGYNLITKQTPKEGIPVKKIMIAESVNIVRETYLSLLMDRQSNGPVIIASPAGGMDIEAVAEKTPHLIKTVPIDIFEGVTDKMALDIAEFLEFKGTLKQPAAEEIKKLWKLFCEVDAIQIEINPLVETDDGKVISVDAKLNFDDNAKYRQKDIFAMEDVTESDPREVEAAKYNLNYIGMTGNIGCLVNGAGLAMATMDIIKLYGGDPANFLDVGGSVKEEQVRAAFKIITSDPSVKGVLVNVFGGIVNCATIANGIVGAIKTSPLKVPLIVRLEGTNAVEARRIIQESGLPIQTAQNLDDAAQKAVQALK is encoded by the exons ATGGCTCTGTGTAGAAACCTCTTCCAACACACCCTTAGGCATCACTTAACTAAGGTGCCAGTGCGCAATTTAAACCTTCTAGAATATCAAAGTAAACATCTGCTCCGGAAACATAATGTTGCCATCCAAGACTTTTGCCTTATCGATGAGCAAGGGGACCACGGTCTCGACCAGTTCCAGGCCAAAGAGTACGTGATCAAGGCCCAAATCTTAGCAGGGGGTAGAGGTAAGGGGCATTTTAACAATGGGTTCAAAGGTGGAGTACATATCACAAAAAACAAGGATGAAATCCCCTTAACTGTTAAGCAAATGTTAGGTTATAATTTAATCACTAAACAGACTCCCAAGGAGGGAATTCCTGTTAAGAAAATCATGATTGCTGAGAGTGTTAATATAGTTCGGGAAACTTATCTGTCTCTGCTTATGGACAGACAGAGCAATGGCCCAGTCATAATAGCCTCCCCTGCTGGAGGCATGGATATTGAGGCTGTTGCTGAAAAAACTCcccatttaataaaaacagtgccAATAGAcattttcgaaggggtcacaGATAAAATGGCTCTAGATATAGCCGAGTTCCTTGAGTTTAAAGGAACCCTTAAACAACCAGCAGCAGAGGAAATCAAGAAACTTTGGAAGCTCTTCTGTGAAGTTGATGCaatacaaattgaaataaacccCCTGGTGGAGACTGATGATGGTAAAGTAATATCCGTAGATGCCAAATTGAACTTTGATGATAATGCCAAGTATAGACAAAAGGATATTTTTGCCATGGAGGATGTTACCGAAAGTGACCCAAGGGAAGTCGAGGCTGCCAAGTATAACCTCAACTATATAGGCATGACTGGTAACATCGGATGTCTGGTAAATGGAGCGGGTCTTGCCATGGCCACCATGGATATTATAAAACTATATGGCGGAGATCCGGCAAACTTTTTAGATGTGGGTGGGAGTGTCAAAGAAGAACAGGTGAGGgcagcttttaaaataatcacCTCTGACCCGTCTGTTAAAGGGGTTTTGGTCAATGTGTTCGGGGGTATCGTGAATTGCGCCACTATTGCCAATGGTATTGTCGGAGCAATTAAAACTAGCCCATTAAAG GTACCTCTTATTGTGAGATTAGAAGGAACAAATGCAGTGGAAGCCAGAAGAATCATTCAGGAGTCTGGTCTGCCAATTCAGACTGCCCAGAATTTGGATGATGCCGCCCAAAAGGCCGTACAAGCTTTAAAATAG
- the LOC126736054 gene encoding bifunctional purine biosynthesis protein ATIC, with protein MSATGGNIALLSVSDKRGLLELGKQLQSLGFNLVASGGTAKSLRDSGLPVRDVSDISHAPEILGGRVKTLHPAVHGGILSRLIPSDQEDLKKQNIEMIRIVVCNLYPFVQTVAKPDVTVADAVENIDIGGVTLLRAAAKNHERVTIICDPNDYEKVINEIKSSPNKDTLLQTRQSLALKAFTHTSEYDLAISDYFRKQYSANVSQLTLRYGMNPHQKPAQIFTTLPKLPLDVLNGSPGFINLCDALNGWQLVKELKNALGLPAATSFKHVSPAGAAVGTQLTQEEAKLCMVDDLLEILTPIASAYAKARGSDRMSSFGDFVALSDVCDEVTAKIISREVSDGIIAPGYTPEALGLLAKKKNGAYCVLQIDPSYEPDHMERKVLFGLTLEQKRNDAVIDAGLFKNIVTSNKNLPEEAVRDLIVATIALKYTQSNSVCYAKDGQTIGIGAGQQSRIHCTRLAGEKADNWWLRRHPKVLAMKFKKGVKRAEISNAIDNYVNGTVGKDMDLQVFNSMFDDVPAALTEAEKRDWLNRNAGVALASDAFFPFRDNIDRARLSGVSYVGSPAGSKNDDEVVQACNEHKIVMAHTNLRLFHH; from the exons atgaGTGCAACAGGTGGAAATATCG CCCTTCTCTCTGTCTCGGACAAAAGAGGCCTACTAGAACTAGGCAAACAGCTACAAAGTTTAGGTTTCAACTTGGTGGCAAGCGGTGGCACCGCCAAATCCCTAAGGGACTCCGGTCTTCCCGTCAGGGATGTTTCGGATATTTCACATGCTCCAGAAATTTTAGGGGGGCGCGTTAAGACTTTGCATCCGGCAGTACACGGTGGCATCCTGTCCAGACTGATCCCCTCGGATCAAGAGGATCTGAAGAAGCAAAACATCGAAATGATCAGGATTGTGGTGTGCAACTTGTACCCTTTTGTCCAGACAGTGGCCAAACCGGACGTCACTGTTGCTGATGCCGTGGAGAATATTGATattg gtggTGTCACACTGCTTAGGGCTGCAGCTAAGAACCATGAAAGGGTCACAATAATCTGTGACCCTAATGATTATGAAAAGGTTATTAATGAGATTAAAAGTAGCCCCAATAAGGACACCCTTTTACAAACCAG GCAAAGTTTGGCCCTAAAGGCTTTCACGCACACCTCCGAGTATGACCTGGCCATAAGCGACTATTTCAGGAAACAGTATTCAGCCAATGTCTCTCAACTCACTTTAAG ATATGGTATGAATCCCCATCAGAAACCTGCCCAAATATTCACCACCCTACCAAAACTACCCCTGGATGTCTTAAATGGATCTCCAggctttattaatttatgtgaCGCCTTAAACGGTTGGCAGCTGGTTAAAGAGTTGAAGAACGCTTTAGGTTTGCCTGCTGCAACCAGTTTTAAGCATGTGTCACCTGCTGGGGCTGCAGTTGGCACCCAGTTAACCCAAGAGGAG GCAAAACTTTGTATGGTGGACGACCTCCTCGAAATCCTAACTCCGATTGCTTCGGCTTATGCGAAAGCGCGTGGTTCAGACCGCATGTCCTCTTTCGGGGACTTCGTGGCCCTTTCTGACGTTTGCGACGAAGTTACCGCCAAAATAATCTCGCGAGAGGTTTCGGACGGTATCATCGCCCCAGGGTACACACCGGAAGCCCTCGGTTTATTAGCCAAAAAGAAGAACGGAGCTTATTGTGTGCTACAG ATTGATCCTAGCTATGAACCCGATCATATGGAGCGTAAAGTTTTATTTGGGCTGACGTTGGAACAAAAAAGGAATGATGCCGTAATAGATGCCGGTTTATTTAAGAATATCGTCACGAGTAATAAGAATTTACCCGAAGAGGCAGTTAGGGATTTAATAGTGGCCACTATTGCGTTGAAATACACCCAAAGTAACTCGGTTTGTTATGCGAAAGATGGACAAACTATCGGTATTGGGGCCGGACAACAGAGCAGGATTCACTGCACCAG GTTGGCAGGAGAGAAGGCCGACAATTGGTGGCTGAGACGACACCCGAAAGTATTGGCGATGAAATTCAAAAAGGGAGTAAAAAGGGCGGAAATCTCGAACGCTATCGATAATTACGTGAACGGAACGGTGGGTAAAGACATGGACCTGCAGGTGTTCAATTCGATGTTCGATGACGTTCCTGCAGCTTTAACGGAGGCGGAGAAGCGCGATTGGCTAAACCGGAACGCGGGAGTGGCGTTGGCTTCGGACGCCTTTTTCCCATTTAGGGATAACATCGATAGGGCCAGACTG agTGGCGTTTCTTATGTGGGTAGTCCGGCGGGGTctaagaacgacgatgaagtcGTCCAGGCTTGCAATGAGCATAAAATCGTGATGGCTCATACCAACTTGAGGCTCTTCCatcattga